A region of the Cupriavidus taiwanensis genome:
CCTCGAGCGCGGCCAGGCGCTGCTCGAGCACGTCGTTGGTCGGGTTCATGATGCGGCTGTAGATGTTGCCGGCCACCTTCAGGTCGAACAGGTCGGCGCCATGCTGGGCGTTGTCGAAGGCGTACGCCACCGTCTGGTAGATGGGCACGGCCACCGCGCGCGTGGTGGGATCGGGCGAATAGCCGCCGTGGACGGCCAGGGTTTCGAGTCTCATCTTCTTCTCTCTTCTTCTCGCTGTTGGGTGCCGGACCGGCGCGCGGGGGCAGTGCCTGCCCTGGCGCCGGGCATGCCGAGCAGTGCGCCGCACGGGCGCACCAGGCCGTGCGATGGTACCAGCCGCCCCGCGCACGCCCCTGCGGCGTGGCTGCTATGGTTGCCGACGGCGCTCGCGCGAGGCAAGGAAACTTATTGCATTTGGATATGCGCGGTGCCGCAGCGCAGCGCTCATGCCCCGACCGCGAGCGGCGGTTCGAGCTGCTGCCAGCGCAGGTTCTCCGGCCGGCGCAGCCCCAGGTGCTCGCGCAGCGTGGTGCCCGTATAGCGCTCGCGGAACAGCCCGCGCCGGCGCAGCTCCGGCAGCACCAGTTCGATGAAATCATCGAGCCCGCCCGGCAGCCAGGGCGGCATGACATTGAAGCCGTCGGCGGCCTCGCCCTCGAACCACGCCTGCAGCTGGTCGGCGATGGACTGCGGCGTGCCGTGGATCGACCAGTGGCCGCGCGCGGTGGCCACGCGCAGGCACAGCTGGCGGATGGTGAGCCCCTCGCGCCGGGCCAGGCCGGTAACCAGCTGGAAGCGGCTCTTGGCGCCGTTCGGCTCGGCCAGGTTGTCGGGCAACGGGCCGTCCAGCGGATAGCCGCTCAGGTCGATCCCGCCCAGGTGCTGCGACAGCAGGGCCAGCCCCACCGACGGATGGATCAGGTTTTGCAGCGCTTCGAATTTCTCGTGCGCCTCGGCCTCGCTGCGGCCCACCACCGGGAACACGCCGGGCAGGATCTTGAGCTGGTCGGGCGTGCGGCCATAGCGCGCGAGCCGCGCTTTCAGGCCGCGATAGAAGGCCTGCGCATCCGCCAGCGACTGCTGCGCGGTGAAGATGACCTCGGCGGTGCGTGCGGCCAGCTCCTGCCCGGCCTCGGACGAGCCGGCCTGCACGATCACCGGATGGCCCTGCGGCGGGCGCGGGACGTTGAGCGGCCCGCGCACCTGGAAGTGCGCGCCGCGATGGTCCAGCGTGTGCAGCTTGTCCGCATCGAAATGCCGGCCGCTGTCCTTGTCGTACAGGAAGGCATCATCCTCCCAGGTGTCCCACAGCCCGGTGACCACGTCGACGAACTCCTCGGCACGGGCGTAGCGGTCAGCGTGCGCGGGATGACGCTCGAGGCTGAAGTTGCGCGCCTCGGCATCCGACCACGACGTCACCACGTTCCAGCCCGCGCGGCCGCCGCTGAGGTGGTCGAGCGAGGCGAACTTGCGCGCCACATGAAAGGGCTCGTTGTAGGTGGTGGAGACGGTCGCCACCAGGCCGATGCGCTGCGTCACCGCCGCCAGTGCCGACAGCAGCGTCAGCGGCTCGAAGGTGGCGGCGCGCGCGGTGCGCGGCAGGGTGGCATCGTCCATGCCGCGGATGGCAACGCCGTCCGCCAGGAACAGCGCATCGAACCCCGCGGCCTCGGCGCGCTGCGCCAGTGCGATGTAGTGCGCCAGGTTGCGCCCGGCATCGGCCTGCGCGCCGGGATGGCGCCACCCGGCGACATGGTGCCCGGTGGCCTGGAGAAAGGCGCCCAGATGCAACTGGCGCGGCGGCTTTTGCTGTGACATCGATCGTGCTCTCCGGAAGAGACTGGCTGGATCAGGCCGCTTGCCGTTGCGCGGCACCGGCGGACTGGTTGGCCGGCGCCGCGCCCTCGCCGCGCACGCCCGCCTTCACCGCCTTGCTGCGGCGGCCATCCACACCGACCGGAATGTCGCCGGCGACGGTGGCGCGGCGCACCACGCGGTGCGCGTCGCCATAGTCGTTGATGGCGTAGTGCTGGGTGGCGCGGTTGTCCCAGATGGCGACGTCGCCCGCGCGCCAGCGCCAGCGCACGGTGTTCTCCAGCCGGTGCACATGGCCCTGCAGCACGGCAATCAGGTGCGCCGAATCGGCCGACGCGTAGTCCAGCAGCTTCTTGACGAAGTGCCCCAGGACCAGCGTGCGCTCACCGGTTTCCGGGTGCACGCGCACCACCGGGTGTTCGGTCTCGTAGAGCGCCGAGGTGAAGACTTCGCGGTAGCGCTTCAGCCCTTCGTCGCTCGGATTGACGCGCGTGGCCGCGTAGTCGTAGTCGTTGGTATGCAGCGCCCACAGCTTGTCGGCCAGTTCGCGCAGCGGCTCGGGCAGGTCCTGGTAAGCGGCGGCGGTGTTGGCCCACACCGTGTCGCCGCCGGCGGCGGGAACGGTCACGGCGCGCAGCACCGAGACCGCGGGATAGGCCAGGTCGAAGGTCACGTCGGTATGCCAGGAGTTGGCGCGGCCGCCGTGCTGCGAGTCCAACTCAAGCAGCTGCGTGCCGTCGCGCGAAGGCACGGTCGGGTGCGGCACGGTGTCGCCGAACAGGCGCGCAAAGCCCTGCTGTGCGGCATCGTCCAGATGCACCTGGTCGCGGAAGAACAGCACCTTGTGCCTGAGCAAGGCTGCGCGGATGGCGGCGAAGGTGGCGGGCGGCAGGTCGCCGTGCAGCGCGACACCGCGGATCTCGGCGCCGATGCGGCCGGCAACCGGGTGGATGTCGAGCTGGACGGGCTGGTCTTGCGTGGCGTTGGCTTGGGTCATCACGAAGCTCCGGGGAGAGGGTTGGGTCAGGCGAGTTCAGGTTCAGGAGCCCGCTGCACGACGGGCTCCTGCCCCGCGAATTCGCGCAGCACGGCATCGCGCGCCCGCGCGAAGGGAAGTCCGGCGCGTTCGCGCGGATGCGGCAAGTCCACCGGCAGGATGCGGCGGATGCGGCCGGGCCGGGGTTCCATCACCACCACGCGGTCGCCCAGGAAGACGGCTTCCTCGACGTCGTGGGTGACCAGGATCATGGTGATGCCCTCGGCCTGCCAGATGCGCTGCAGCTCCTGCTGCAGGTAGGCACGCGTCATCGCGTCGAGCGCGCCGAAGGGCTCGTCGAGCAGCAGGATCTCCGGCCGCGTCACCAGTGCCCGCGCAATCGCCACGCGCTGCGACATGCCGCCAGAGAGCTGGTGCGGATAGGCCTGCTCGAAGCCGCGCAGGCCAACCAGCGCGATATGCTGGGCAACGTTGCGGTCTTTCTCCGCGTCGCTGCCCGGCGTGTTGAGCAGCGCCAGCCGGATGTTCTGTTCCACCGTCAGCCAAGGGAACAGGCGATGCTCCTGGAACACGATGCCGCGCTGCAGGCTGGTGCCCGATACGCGCTTGCCGTCCAGCAGGATCTCGCCGCGGAAATCCTGTTCCAGCCCCACCACCAGCCGCAGCAGGGTAGACTTGCCGCAGCCGCTGGCGCCGACGATGCTGACGAACTCGCCCGGGGCGATGGTCAGCGTGATGTCCTCGAGCACGGGCAGCGCCCGGCCCTCGACTTCGTACTGCTTGTGCAGGTGCGCGATGCTTAGCGTGCCGGCATGTGGCATTTTTTCTCTCCGTTCAGTAAGGGGCAGCGCGGCTCAGCCCGCGGCCACAGAGCGCCCGCGCCAGGCGAGCAGGCGGGATTCGATGCGGCTGGCGATCCAGTTCAGCGTGAAGCCGACCAGGCCGACCACGATCACGCCGAAGATCACCAGGTCCATCCAGAAGTTTTCGCGGCCGTCGGTCATGGTGTTGCCGATGCCCTTGCCGGATACCAGCAGGTACTCCGCGCCGAGCGTCGCCAGCCACGCATAGATCAGCCCCAGGTGGATGCCGGCGAAGATCGACGGGGCCGCCGACGGCAGCACCACGCGCCAAAGCACCTGGGTGCGGCTGAAGCGCAGGACACGCGCCACCTCGATCAGGTCGGCCGGCACGGCGCGGATGCCTTCGAAGGTGTTCAGCACCACCGGGAAGAATGCGGCCAGCGACAGGAACACCACCTTGGCGGCATCGCCCAGCCCGAACCAGACCGAGATCAGCGGGATCCATGCAAACAGCGAGATCTGCTTGACCGTGTGAAAGCTCGGGCCGACCAGGCGTTCGAACAGGCGCGACAGGCCCAGCGCCGTGCCGAACACCAGCCCGGCGCTGGCGCCGATGGCAAAGCCGGCCAGGTCGCGCCACAGGCTGGCGGCCAATGCCGTGGCCAGCGCGCCGCTCTGCAGCTGGCGCACCGCTGTGTCCCAGACGCTGGAGACTGGCACCAGCAGCGGCGAAGTGGTCCAGCCAAAGCGCACGGCGGCCCACCACAGCGCGAGCAACGCGAGCGGCAGCACCCAGCCGCGCAGGGCGCGGGGCAGGC
Encoded here:
- a CDS encoding TauD/TfdA dioxygenase family protein, encoding MTQANATQDQPVQLDIHPVAGRIGAEIRGVALHGDLPPATFAAIRAALLRHKVLFFRDQVHLDDAAQQGFARLFGDTVPHPTVPSRDGTQLLELDSQHGGRANSWHTDVTFDLAYPAVSVLRAVTVPAAGGDTVWANTAAAYQDLPEPLRELADKLWALHTNDYDYAATRVNPSDEGLKRYREVFTSALYETEHPVVRVHPETGERTLVLGHFVKKLLDYASADSAHLIAVLQGHVHRLENTVRWRWRAGDVAIWDNRATQHYAINDYGDAHRVVRRATVAGDIPVGVDGRRSKAVKAGVRGEGAAPANQSAGAAQRQAA
- a CDS encoding ABC transporter permease, translated to MTTSVIRPRIRLPRALRGWVLPLALLALWWAAVRFGWTTSPLLVPVSSVWDTAVRQLQSGALATALAASLWRDLAGFAIGASAGLVFGTALGLSRLFERLVGPSFHTVKQISLFAWIPLISVWFGLGDAAKVVFLSLAAFFPVVLNTFEGIRAVPADLIEVARVLRFSRTQVLWRVVLPSAAPSIFAGIHLGLIYAWLATLGAEYLLVSGKGIGNTMTDGRENFWMDLVIFGVIVVGLVGFTLNWIASRIESRLLAWRGRSVAAG
- a CDS encoding ABC transporter ATP-binding protein, translated to MPHAGTLSIAHLHKQYEVEGRALPVLEDITLTIAPGEFVSIVGASGCGKSTLLRLVVGLEQDFRGEILLDGKRVSGTSLQRGIVFQEHRLFPWLTVEQNIRLALLNTPGSDAEKDRNVAQHIALVGLRGFEQAYPHQLSGGMSQRVAIARALVTRPEILLLDEPFGALDAMTRAYLQQELQRIWQAEGITMILVTHDVEEAVFLGDRVVVMEPRPGRIRRILPVDLPHPRERAGLPFARARDAVLREFAGQEPVVQRAPEPELA
- a CDS encoding LLM class flavin-dependent oxidoreductase, yielding MSQQKPPRQLHLGAFLQATGHHVAGWRHPGAQADAGRNLAHYIALAQRAEAAGFDALFLADGVAIRGMDDATLPRTARAATFEPLTLLSALAAVTQRIGLVATVSTTYNEPFHVARKFASLDHLSGGRAGWNVVTSWSDAEARNFSLERHPAHADRYARAEEFVDVVTGLWDTWEDDAFLYDKDSGRHFDADKLHTLDHRGAHFQVRGPLNVPRPPQGHPVIVQAGSSEAGQELAARTAEVIFTAQQSLADAQAFYRGLKARLARYGRTPDQLKILPGVFPVVGRSEAEAHEKFEALQNLIHPSVGLALLSQHLGGIDLSGYPLDGPLPDNLAEPNGAKSRFQLVTGLARREGLTIRQLCLRVATARGHWSIHGTPQSIADQLQAWFEGEAADGFNVMPPWLPGGLDDFIELVLPELRRRGLFRERYTGTTLREHLGLRRPENLRWQQLEPPLAVGA